GCACTCCAGGGCCTGACGGGGAACTCTCACGAACCCACGCGCGTCCACGCTCGTATAGTGCTGGGATCACCATCGGACGGAGGCAGGGCGTGACGGCAGGGAGCAACCCGGAGGTGGCCACGCCCTTGCAAGTGCGGCAGGTCCGGCAGGCCCTCGCGGGCGAGTTCGACGGGCTGATCGAGCTGGGGAACGGCGAGTTCACCCGAAACCGCGAGATCGTGTTCTTCTCCCGCGCCTTGGCGGCGAAGGCCGTGCGGATCGTAACCGACTGCACCGCGCAGGAGGCGGCCGCCGCTGTCACTGACGGAGCCGATGACTTCGGCATCGATGCCGTGGCCACGTCACCGGCAACCGGCGAGTTGTGGCTGATTCAGGCCAAGTGGAGTGACCAGGGCACTGCCCGGTTCACGTCCGCCGACGCCTCCAAGCTCCTCCATGCCTTCCGGATGCTGGACAACTTGGACTTCGATCGCTTCAACGCCCGGTTTCAGGCCTTCGCTGACCGGATCCGCCACGTGCTCGCCCAGCCAACGCCCCAGGTCCACCTCGTCGCTGCCGTTATGGGGCCGGCAGCACCAGCGACTCGTGCCCTGCAGCTAATCCACGGGGAATCCGCCGACCTGGACACTCGCACCGATCTGAGGGTGCTGGCGAGCAGCGACCTGCACGCCGCTATCCGCCAGGACGTAGCGCCGCAGCCGCTGACCGTGACCGCTACCTTCACCGACGGCTGGTTCGGGCAAGACCTGCCCTATCCCTCCCACGTCGGTACGGTCGCCGCAGACGAGATCGCCCATTGGTATGAGCTGCACGGCGCAGAACTGTTCAACGTGAACGTACGCCGCCCGCTGGGACACACATCCGTCAACGCCACACTTGACGACAGCCTGGCCAAAAACCCTGAGCACTTCTGGTATTTCAACAACGGCATCACGGTGCTGTGCGAGTCGACCACCGCTGAGTACTTCGGCCGCCGCGCCCAGGGCGCGCCGGTGCGCCTCACGATGACCGACGCGCAGATCGTCAACGGCGCACAGACCGTGGCAGCGCTGTACCGCGCCTTCGCGGACGATCCGCAGACACTCGCGGAAGCCAAGGTGATGGTGCGGATCATTACCGTCGGACAGACCCCGCCAGGGTTCGCCACCTCGGTCACGGTGGCCACCAATACTCAAAACCATGTAGAGCAGCGCGACTTCATCGCGCTGGACCAGGCGCAGGCGTACATTCGCGACGACTTCCGAATCACCCTGGACAAGGACTACGTCATCAAGCGCGGAGAGCTTGAGCCCGCGCCCGATGCAGGCTGCACCGTGCTGGAAGCAGCCACGGCGCTGGCCTGCGCCCATCCCGACGCGCGGATGGCCGCAGGGGCTCGCGCCTCCACTGATTTCCTGTGGCAATCTGCCCCGGAGGGCGGCTATACGCAGCTGTTTGCGGAGCCCCCCAACGCCGTGCAGATCTGGCGCTCGGTGCAGCTGCTGCGTACGGTGCAGCAGACCGTCCACGACCTCTCGGCGACCTTGCCCGGCCGCGCCGCCGCGATCGCAGAGAGCGGCGTACTCCTGGTGGCCCATCTTGTGTTCCAGCGCGCAGACACTGAGGCGATCGACGACCTAGACGCAGACTGGCAGCCCGCACTGAATGCGGCTCCGGAACTCACCGCGCAGACCCTGGCCCATCTCATCTCCGAAGTCGACCGGCAGTACGGGCCGCACAGCTTCGTCTCGCGCACCTTCACACAGGCGGCCGCCTCCCGGGAACTGGCGGCAGCAGTCCTGGCCTCGTTCAACGGCCAGGGGCACTACCCCCAACTTGCCTCCTACCAGCGTTCCGCCGAGCCACGTCGCGGGCGGCGTCCCAACCCGACGCGAGTCCTGGTCGATCAGCACCGGCTGCAGGACGGCACCCAGCTCATGTATCACCCCAGGCCCCGGGAGGACGAGGCAATCGGGGAGTGGCTGAACGCCGACCCGAACCGGTTCATGGCGACATGGACTAACGACATGGCCAAGCCCCTGCTGTGGGCGGCTGACGGAGCGCGTTATTCCCCGGCCGGCCTGATCCTGCACATGTGGCGGCAGGCTGGCTGGGACGACGCCCCGCTCGCGGTGCAGGCCAGCACGCAGTGGGCCCTGCCCGGCGGCCCCACATTGAGCGAGCTTGCGCTGGAGCTGTGGCACGAGGCCCGGAGCACCGAGCCGCACTCGGGCGAAACCGGCGGAGAAGTGAGGCGGGGGGACGGCACGAACGGTGCCTGAGCCACGGATCATCGCCAAGCGCTACGCGCTGCGTGAGTCAATCGAGGAAGGCGGGATGGGCCAGGTCTGGCGCGCCAACGACCTGACCCTGGGGCGCGATGTCGCCGTCAAACTCATCCTTGACAACCTCGCTGCCCACCGTGATGGCGACGCCGTCGTGGAGCGCTTCCGCCGGGAGGTGCGCGTGACGGCGCAGTTGCATCACCCGGGCATCCCCCAGGTATACGACGCCTTCTTGGACGGCACCGCAGACCGCATGTTCATGGTCATGGAGCTCGTGCAGGGCATTTCCCTGAAGCGAGTGATCGACACTTCCGGCAGTGTGCCTCCCGTGTGGGCCGCGTGTCTGGCACTGCACATATGTGCCGCTCTGCACCACGCGCACGATGTCCACGTGATCCACCGTGACATCAAGCCAGCCAACATCATGATCGCGGTCGACGGCACCGTGAAGGTCCTGGACTTCGGCATCGCCATGGCCCTAGGCCTGGATGCACCCACCCGCCTGACGAAGCCCCAACAGATCATCGGCAGCCCGCACTACATGGCTCCAGAGCAGTTCGATGCGGGTCACATCACGCCCCAGACCGACCTCTACGCCCTGGGCGTAGTCCTGTACGAGCTCCTGACGGGTGAGCGGCCGTTCGACGGGGGCAACGTCGTGAACCTGATGTGTGCGCATGTGCTCCAGCAACCTGCACCACTACGCAGCCACCGTGCGAACGTCAACCCGCGACTCGAACGGCTCGTCCTCGGCCTGTTGGCCAAGCGCGCCGATGCGCGCCCCAACAGCGCCCGCCACGTGATGGACGAGCTCCTGGGCCACCTGCCGCACCAGCATCACGGGTACCTCTCCTTCCCTGGACTGCCGACCTTGACGGTGCCCCCGGTCCTTATGCCCGGCCCAGACACACCTCGAGTCCCGGCAGTCGCGTCGAGGGGCGTTC
Above is a window of Streptomyces sp. NBC_00490 DNA encoding:
- a CDS encoding serine/threonine-protein kinase; its protein translation is MPEPRIIAKRYALRESIEEGGMGQVWRANDLTLGRDVAVKLILDNLAAHRDGDAVVERFRREVRVTAQLHHPGIPQVYDAFLDGTADRMFMVMELVQGISLKRVIDTSGSVPPVWAACLALHICAALHHAHDVHVIHRDIKPANIMIAVDGTVKVLDFGIAMALGLDAPTRLTKPQQIIGSPHYMAPEQFDAGHITPQTDLYALGVVLYELLTGERPFDGGNVVNLMCAHVLQQPAPLRSHRANVNPRLERLVLGLLAKRADARPNSARHVMDELLGHLPHQHHGYLSFPGLPTLTVPPVLMPGPDTPRVPAVASRGVRHVPPEPVSTDGHTDRLGTPRALFEAGRLSEALSVYEALAHEFDLLGVQGAEDALTCRIQAARCRIGLGQHQRALGDLQRELAQLRAHHAPTDTVVLEVRLQAGLLLRDVHRFAESVQELSSLYNDLVGKHGPDSALANQAREALIAIRRRPPGGRSI
- a CDS encoding AIPR family protein; this encodes MTAGSNPEVATPLQVRQVRQALAGEFDGLIELGNGEFTRNREIVFFSRALAAKAVRIVTDCTAQEAAAAVTDGADDFGIDAVATSPATGELWLIQAKWSDQGTARFTSADASKLLHAFRMLDNLDFDRFNARFQAFADRIRHVLAQPTPQVHLVAAVMGPAAPATRALQLIHGESADLDTRTDLRVLASSDLHAAIRQDVAPQPLTVTATFTDGWFGQDLPYPSHVGTVAADEIAHWYELHGAELFNVNVRRPLGHTSVNATLDDSLAKNPEHFWYFNNGITVLCESTTAEYFGRRAQGAPVRLTMTDAQIVNGAQTVAALYRAFADDPQTLAEAKVMVRIITVGQTPPGFATSVTVATNTQNHVEQRDFIALDQAQAYIRDDFRITLDKDYVIKRGELEPAPDAGCTVLEAATALACAHPDARMAAGARASTDFLWQSAPEGGYTQLFAEPPNAVQIWRSVQLLRTVQQTVHDLSATLPGRAAAIAESGVLLVAHLVFQRADTEAIDDLDADWQPALNAAPELTAQTLAHLISEVDRQYGPHSFVSRTFTQAAASRELAAAVLASFNGQGHYPQLASYQRSAEPRRGRRPNPTRVLVDQHRLQDGTQLMYHPRPREDEAIGEWLNADPNRFMATWTNDMAKPLLWAADGARYSPAGLILHMWRQAGWDDAPLAVQASTQWALPGGPTLSELALELWHEARSTEPHSGETGGEVRRGDGTNGA